The following nucleotide sequence is from Pseudoalteromonas xiamenensis.
TAAGAAGCCTTTCTCAATCAGATTATTGTCTTTGGTTGAATTGTTTTGGATCATGCCATACGCACAGTGGTGGTTGGTCACAACAAGCCCTTTCGGCGACACGAATGAGGCAGAGCAATAGCCTAGGCTGACGATGGCATTCATTGGATACTGATTTAAATCCGCCAACTGTTCACCCGAAATCTCAATGCCTTTTTCTGTTAGTTGTTTTTGGAGTTGAGGAAGTTGATGTGGTTGCCATTGCCCTTCATCGGCGAGAACGTGTTGACTAAAAATAGCCGCGACCGCTAAGCCTATCAGTGTATATTTCATACATTACCTTGTTTGAATTTATTCTTTTCGTTGATTATCCATACCTCAGTCGTCGGTACAACTAGATTCGATCAATCCCCAAAATCGGTGTATGGTTTGGACAGAAATGGTTGGAGGACGTGATGGAAGCGAATTTTTGGCATCAAAAGTGGGCAAAAGGCGAAATTGGTTTTCACGAAGGCGAAGTAAATCAATTGCTTGAAAAACATTTTAATGTACTAAATCTGCAGCCCTCTCAAACGGTGTTTGTTCCGTTGTGCGGAAAAACACGTGACATTGCTTGGTTATTGAAAAAACAACAGAATGTTGTGGGTGTTGAATTAAACGAAGAGGCAGTTCGCCAATTGTTCGACGAGCTGGGTGAAACACCCGAAGTGACTGCGGTTGGTGAACTCATTCGATTTAGTGCGCCACATGTAGTGGTGTACGTCGGGGATTTCTTCAAGTTGACCCGAGAACACGTGGGACACATTGATGTGGTCTATGATCGCGCCGCGCTGGTGGCATTACCTGATTCCATGCGAACGATTTACTGTGAACATCTGCTGCACGTAACACAACAAGCAAAGCAACTCCTTATCACGTTCGAATACGAACAATCGCGTTTTGCAGGACCGCCGTTTTCCATTTCTGCGCAGCTTGTGGAGCGTTATTATGCGAACGCGTTTGCGATACACCGCTTGGAGAGTAAACCGGTTAAGGGGGGGATCCGAGGATTCGACGCGTTAGAAACAGCATGGTCACTTCGTTAGGCGACCTGTAACTTGCGCAGTTCTACGTCAGCTAGCTGCGCCAGAACGTACGAGAGAAAAGCACAAAGACGGTAAAATACTCCAAGCGGCCGAGCAACATAGCCCCAGATAAGAACCAAGTGCCTAAGTCCGACACCGGCTCGAAATTGGCACCCACTTGACCAAAACCCGGACCCAACACGTTAACGCATGCGGCGACAGCGGAAAATGCACTCCAAAAATCCAAGCCAGTTGCCATCAACATCATCGTCAAAATTAAACTGGAAGCTGCAGCGAAAGACATGAACGCCATGACGGCGTAGCGAACATCTTCTGTGACCGCATTGCCTTGATATTTAATGGTAATAATCGCCCGAGGGTGGACCAATTGCTTGAGGTTCTTATTGATCACCTTCGCGGTAATAATATTGCGAATGATTTTATTGCCGCCCGCCGTTGACCCCGCACAGCCGCCCAAGTAACCCGCGAAAATGAGGAAAAATCCCGCGGCAACCGGCCAATCAGTAAAACCTGCCGCACCAAAGCCTGTACTGGTAATAAACGAAATAACGTGGAACGCTGAAAAGCTAAAGGATTCAAGTGAGGAACTGTAAACGTCTTTTTTCACCAAAAAGATAGCGAGTACAATGGATAAAAATAAGACAATCAATAAAAATATTTTGGTTTCTTCATCGCGAATATAGCCACGCAAATTTCGTTGATATACCACACGAAAATGCAGACCAAAATTGATAGCACCAATGAGCATAAAAACATTAGAAATCCAAAGCAGTAAATGGCTTTCGTAGTGCCACATGCTGGCATCGTGAGTTGAAAAACCGCCCGTAGAAACCGTAGTTAAACTATGGGCGATTGCATCGAAGGCGGTCATACCACCAAGGTAATACGCTATTGCGCAGGCAATGGTGATAACGATATACACACTCCATAAATAGTGTGCAGTGTGTGCGACACGCGGTGAAAGTTTGTCGTCTTTCATCGGGCCTGGGGTTTCTGCTTTTAAAAGCTTCATTCCCCCGACGTTAAGCATCGGCAAAATCGCGACAACGAAAATAACAATACCTAAACCGCCCATCCACTGAAGAAATTGCCTATACAATAAAAACGTTTGAGGCATTTCATCAAGGCCGGACAGTACCGTGGCACCCGTCGTAGTCAAGGCGCTAATGGATTCAAAAACCGCGTCGGTAAAACTGATTTCGGTGACTAACATGATAGGAAAGGCACCCAAAATGCCCGCGACCAACCAAGTTACACAAGCGTAAATTAACGCATCACGAAAGTTCGCTTTGGATAAATCAAGCCCTCGATAGTTATAGAAAATTAAGCCACCTATAATCAGCATAGATAACGATGGCATTAAAAATGCCCCAATCACGTCATCGACGAAAACCATCATTGAAAGCATCGCGAAGATAAATTGGACGACTCCCATCCATAAAATGGGCATCGCCAATAATCGTAGCGTGATTTTGGTGTGAAGCATTAAGCCTCGCTTTGTGGCGTCAACGCTTGGCAAACAAACCGATAGCCAATTCCCGGTTCGGTTTTAATAAATCGAGGTGCATCTGCATCGTCATCTAACTTTTTACGCAATTGCGTAATGAGCACACGCAAATAATGAGAGTCTTCAGTGTGGCTTTGACCCCAAATTTCGCTTAGTAACTGATTTTGAGTTAATAATTGATTCGGTGCTTGTGCTAAGCGGATCAACAAGGCGAATTCTTTTTTCGTCAAACTGGTTGTTACGCCATCAATTGTTACTTTTTGATCCTGTGTATCAATGCTGATCCCTTCAAAATGCAGCATAGACGGAGTCGGTTGGTAGTTAATATCTCGAAGCAGTACTTTAATGCGAGCGACAAGCTCTTTTACACCAAAAGGTTTGCTCAAGTAATCGTTCGCGCCACCTTCCAATAGCTTAATTTTCTGAGCCTCTTCATCGCGTGCTGTTAAGACTAGAACTGGAACACGGCTGCTTTGTCGAAGTTCACGAAGCACTTGATAACCATCTTGATCCGGCAGGCCCAAATCGAGAATGATGAGGTGCGGCTTCTCATCATTGAACATTTGCAGGCCCTCTTTGGCGGTAGTTGCTTCAACGCAAGTGAAGCCTTCCGCGTGCAAAGAAATTCGGATAAAGCTTCTAATTTTTGGTTCGTCATCAATGACTAATATTTTCTTGTTCATGCGTTACGCTCCATTGTAGGCAGCACGATTTGCATCGTACAGCCGCGTTGACTTTCTACTACCTGCAAGGTACCACCATGTGCTTCTACTATGCCTTTCGCAACGTTAAGACCAATCCCAGAGCCACCTTCCCCTGAATCACCAGAACGGGTGGTGTAAAACAGCTCAAAAACTTTTTGCTGTTTGTCTTTAGCTATCCCAGCGCCCAAATCGATGATATTAATTTCTGTCGATTTATCTGTGCTTTGTGCTTCAATCGTTACTTTACTGTCTTTCGGTGAATACTTTAAGGCATTATCGACCAAGTTATAGACGGCTTGCTCAAGTAAGCTGTCTTGGATCTCTACCGGCTTAAGTGCACCGAGTTTAGATAGTGCAATCCGGGGTGTATTGAGTCGTTGGGCAACTCGCTCTAGTATTGGCCAAACGGATTGAGGGCTGACCGTTAAGGAAATGGCCTTATGGCTCAATTTTGTCGCTTGTAAAAGGTTTTCTACGTAGTGGTGCAGTCGATGGCTTTCATCTAACGCATCGTCTATTAATTCGGCCTGTTGCTGTTTATCAATCTTATTTTGGTATTCTTTAAAGGTTGATAAGGAACCAATAATGGTCGCCAGTGGTGTGCGCAAATCGTGTGACACGCTCAGTAAGATACCGGAGCGGATTTCCGCTTGTTTGAGCGCTTCACTTTGTTCGCGATAATGGTCGGCAAATGCACTGGTGGTTAATGCAATCGTTAAGAAAATCAATGTGTTTAAGATGTCCTCAATATCCGCCATGTGCAGAGAATATAAAGGCTCTGTCGCGAAGTAGTTAAATACTAACGCGCAAATAATACTCGCAATCACCGCAGAAACGCGGTTTGCAGTGATTGAGACAATAATCACCGCCATTTGCAGAATAAGCAAGACACCCGTTTTAGGTAAAAATAGGGCTTCAAGGGAAATGGCCACAACAGAAAAAATCAGCACAATGCCTGCTGACATGGCGTAACTTTGCTTAGTACTGCGAGGCGCAAGTAGCGTTTCGAACATAAATAAATCGCTGATTTTTTTCTTATCTAACTACACTATAGCGACAATGTTAAAATCAACCGAGTCTAGACGCTGCTAAATTTTCGATAAAATTGGCAAATGGCGTCAATGCTCGCTGTTAGTTGGGTTAGGAAATCAGTAGTCGCCGCCCCGCATGCGTGATCGTTTCGATCACATGATTCAGTTCATCATTATTTAATTGCCAATGGTGCAGATAAAAAGGCACGGGCATGGTTTTCTCTGGGGCAAGGGAAATGAGTTCACCAGACGCTAAATAACGTGCAGCTTGCAATTCCGGGATCAACGCATAGCCTGCATCAGCCAACACCAGACGTTCAAACGATTCAACGGAAGGAAACGTATGATAGGGCACGTGTTCTTGGCTAATGTCGAAATATTTCTCCATAAAATCAAAGGTTAGATCGTCATCTCGGTCATAAATTGCAGTCGGAGCTACTTTGAGCGTTTGCTTGGTCACCCCTTTTTGGAAAAACTGTTCAATAAACGCGGGGCTGGCAACTAACAAATAAATCATCTTGCCTAAATATACAGACTTTGCACCTTGCAGCGGTGTAGGGTGTGTCGTAACAACGGCCTGAGTTAACCCTTGTTTCATCAAATTGATGGTTTGGTCTTGATCTGCTTTAACCAAATCGAAGGTGTAATGATACGTTTTTAGCAGCGGCTCAAGTGCTTGCCAAAACCACGTTGACAACGAATCCGCATTGACGCCAATCGTAAAGTTGATTGGTCCACTTTTATGTTCAAAGTTTAAATCTCGCTCAAGTTGGTTCTCAAGAAGCTCCAACTTTTGCACGTGTTGCAACACTTTGAAGCCAGCTTCAGTCAAGCGAAGAGGCGTTGTACGCACGATGAGCGTTTGCCCAACATACTCTTCTAAATGACGGATCCGTTGTGACACGGCTGACTGGGTAATGTGTAAATGACGCGCGACGAAGTTCAAAATTTTGTAGTTTCGCAACAGCAGAGAAAGCTTGTAATTGTTTGTTTGCCAGCATGGTTATTAATATATCTAATGATATTTAAATTTGTTTAATTATATTTAAAAAATGCGCATTGTTACACTGCTTCACAATGTCGGGTTTACTTTCAATTGCCTCGTGAAGTGAGAGCAAATTGAGGGTTGTGGATAGGTTTGGGGGATGTAATGGTGTGGTTTGAAGGGTTCTTTCTGAGTTTAGGTTTAATAGCGGCAATCGGTGCGCAAAACGCCTTTGTCATATCGCAGAGCTTGAGTGGAAAGTTCACTCTACCCGTTATTTTGACCGTGTCGCTGTGCGATATGTTTTTGGTGTCATTGGGCGTTTTAGGCGTAGGAGCGCTTATTCAACAAAGCGAATGGCTATTGCAAATCACGACTTGGGCGGGGATTGCCTTTTTGAGTGTGTATGGGGCGATGTCACTCAAATCTGCGTTGTCCAGTAAGCAATTGGAGAGTGAGGCTCGTTCAGTTGCGACGCGAAAACGCGCTATTTTAACGGCGATGGCCGTAAGTTTGCTTAATCCTCATGCGTATTTGGACACCGTGGTTATTTTAGGTGGAGTGGCTGGTAAATTTGCTGATCAGCAAAAACTATGGTTTGTTCTGGGCTGTATTAGCGCCTCGATTGCTTGGTTTATGTTACTTGGATTTGGTGCAAAACAATTAGCGCCGGTATTTAGAAATCCAAAAGCGTGGAAAGTCTTAGACGTATTAGTATGTATTATGATGTGGAGTATTGCGCTTTCATTGCTGCACTTTACGCAAGCAAACTAAGTAGGCATTCACTTATAGCGTGGAGCGGTGTTTAAGACATCGCTTTACTTTTTGTTAGGTTGAGTGCCGTTGTAAAAAACGTTGCCAGTGTGCTTTCGAGTTAATGTTTCGCAAAGGTTCAATAACTTGTTGTAAAGCAAGTGGTTGTGGCTCCATTTCCTGTTCGTCATTTTTTAACCCAAGTAGGTAAAAAAACGATGGTTTTTGATTTGCTTGGACAGCGTGGATGCGTAGTTGCTGTTCGAAATTCAAACGCAGACTGCTGATGGCGGTTTTTAGCCCATTTTGATCAACATTGGGCAAACCACATTTTTGTAGATAACCAAGGCGCTCGCCTTCACCAGAAAACCAAATGCGAACTTTCTCGCTGTAACGATTCACTTTGCTTGGCAAATCAAACATGATGCGTTCGTGATGGTGGGTGCTCAAAAATTCGAGGTATTCTTCCAGTCCGGCTTGCCATAGCGCACTGTGGATGGGAATAAATCGCGGCAAGATTTTCTCATTTGTTCCAAACTCGAAACCTTCTACCCCATCTTTTGTGACCAAATTGTCTAACGTGAGGTGACCAATTTCGTCACTGTATGCCCCCGTATAATAGGCAAACAGAGGGAGCCAAAAATGCCAGTGCTTAGGCTGTTCTCTTTTTTGTTTTTCGTCGCTGTATATGTAGCCATGAAACAGTGCATGCAGTTCCATCGGGGAAAACGCTCGGCGACCTAAATGAGAATTCATGCAATGAAAACCTAGAACACTGAAAATACGCCGCTAGTTTAGCGGCTTTCCCGAAGCCCACGAAAGCAAAAAATAGCCAGTGAAAGAAGAGTTTATGAATGGGGAGAGCTGCATATTGGTACGAAGCCAATATGCAGCTCTTTTGATGTTAATAGCAGCTAGCTTTAATCAGTTGCGTAATAATTGCCTGAGATGGTTTGATTTTATCCATTGCTAGGTATTCATCGGGTTGATGCGCCTGATTAATTGAACCGGAATCCATTACGATGGTTTCGCATCCAAGTTGTTGAATAAATGGCGCTTCAGTACAGTAATTTACGGCTACAGCCGCTTCGCCAGATATTTTCTCTGCGAGTTTGACCAGAGCGCTGTCGGTATTACCGCTAAATGCTGGAATGGGGTCATGTAAGTCGATAACTTCCACTGCGTTTGGATACTGAGTATTTATCGGTGTTATTGCATCGATAAGTAATGCCTGTAACTCTTTTATGCTGAAGCCTGGAAGGGGTCGCATATCAATATGCAACTCACAGCAACCACAAATACGGTTTGCGTTGTCGCCACCATGAATATGCCCCAAATTGAGTGTAGGGTAGGGGATCGCAAAGTGTGGTGTTGAATATTTATTCTTTAATTCGTCACGCAAATGCAATAGTTTTGAAATAACTAAATTCATTACCTCAATAGCATTCAATCCACGTGCTGGATCGGAACTATGCCCTGAGCGACCAATAACACGAATCGCGGTAGACATATGACCTTTATGCGTAAACACCGGCACCATATCAGTTGGTTCACCTATCACACAGCGAGCCGGTTTAATGGTACTTTTCTTCGCAATTTCAATTGCACCAGCCATCGTTGTTTCTTCATCAGCGGTAGCAAGAATAAGAATAGGTTGTTGTTGTGGCAGTTCGTCCAATTCTTTAAGAGCTTCTAGTACAAACGCAAAGAAACCTTTCATATCGATAGAACCAAGTCCGTATAACTTGTTGTCTTGTTCCGTCAGTTTGAATGGATCTTTGCTCCAGCGACTATCGTCGAATGGCACGGTGTCAGTGTGACCCGCTAACATCAAACCACCTTGGCCTTCTCCTCGTTTTGCAACGAGATTGAATTTACCCGGTGCACTTTCAAGCTCGGTGATCTCAACCGTAAACCCGAGCGTCTCACACCAACTTGCTAATAAGTCGATGACCGGTTTGTTTGTCAGGTTAAGTTGAGGGTCAAGCGCACTCACCGACGGGCTGGCAATGAGCTGTTGATACATCGATAAAAAGTTTGGTGTGGACATAAAAATCTCAAAATATTTTGACTGGCGTATTGCATCACACTGTAAATGTGTTTAGCATGAATATCAATTCACTTTTTTAGCATAAATAGTCTAAATGAGTGTAAATATTCCAAGTGCACTATCATCGTCTATCATTTGATAGGGTACTAGGTGGTTTGATTACTGTAGCAAGTTCATAAGGCGAGTAAAGCAGAAGATGAAAAACGTGGCTATTGTTGGCGCGAGTGGGTATAGCGGTGTTGAATTGGCGAGTTTGGTTGCAAAGCATCCGCACCTTAATATTGTGGGTGTTTATGTATCAGAAGGCAGCCAAGATAAAGGCAAGCAATTAAGTGATCTTTATCCTGAGCATGTTGGACTGTTGGATATTTCGCTGGAGCCACTGACTGACGCTGCCTTCAAGGCGATAGGTGCACACGCCGATTACGTATGTCTTTGCACAGATCATCATGTAAGTGTTGAGCTTGCTCCTCAATTTCTTGCGCTAGGCAAAAAAGTATTCGATTTGTCAGGCGGTTATCGACTCCATGAAACAAGTGACTACGACCGTTATTATGGTTTTGCCCATCCTTATCCTGAATGGTTAGAGAAAGCTCAATACGGTCTTGCTGAGTGGTACACAGACGCTATTGCTGATGCGGAATTGGTTGCAGTTGCAGGTTGCTATCCAACGGCAGC
It contains:
- a CDS encoding TrkH family potassium uptake protein — protein: MLHTKITLRLLAMPILWMGVVQFIFAMLSMMVFVDDVIGAFLMPSLSMLIIGGLIFYNYRGLDLSKANFRDALIYACVTWLVAGILGAFPIMLVTEISFTDAVFESISALTTTGATVLSGLDEMPQTFLLYRQFLQWMGGLGIVIFVVAILPMLNVGGMKLLKAETPGPMKDDKLSPRVAHTAHYLWSVYIVITIACAIAYYLGGMTAFDAIAHSLTTVSTGGFSTHDASMWHYESHLLLWISNVFMLIGAINFGLHFRVVYQRNLRGYIRDEETKIFLLIVLFLSIVLAIFLVKKDVYSSSLESFSFSAFHVISFITSTGFGAAGFTDWPVAAGFFLIFAGYLGGCAGSTAGGNKIIRNIITAKVINKNLKQLVHPRAIITIKYQGNAVTEDVRYAVMAFMSFAAASSLILTMMLMATGLDFWSAFSAVAACVNVLGPGFGQVGANFEPVSDLGTWFLSGAMLLGRLEYFTVFVLFSRTFWRS
- a CDS encoding response regulator, producing MNKKILVIDDEPKIRSFIRISLHAEGFTCVEATTAKEGLQMFNDEKPHLIILDLGLPDQDGYQVLRELRQSSRVPVLVLTARDEEAQKIKLLEGGANDYLSKPFGVKELVARIKVLLRDINYQPTPSMLHFEGISIDTQDQKVTIDGVTTSLTKKEFALLIRLAQAPNQLLTQNQLLSEIWGQSHTEDSHYLRVLITQLRKKLDDDADAPRFIKTEPGIGYRFVCQALTPQSEA
- the argE gene encoding acetylornithine deacetylase, whose amino-acid sequence is MSTPNFLSMYQQLIASPSVSALDPQLNLTNKPVIDLLASWCETLGFTVEITELESAPGKFNLVAKRGEGQGGLMLAGHTDTVPFDDSRWSKDPFKLTEQDNKLYGLGSIDMKGFFAFVLEALKELDELPQQQPILILATADEETTMAGAIEIAKKSTIKPARCVIGEPTDMVPVFTHKGHMSTAIRVIGRSGHSSDPARGLNAIEVMNLVISKLLHLRDELKNKYSTPHFAIPYPTLNLGHIHGGDNANRICGCCELHIDMRPLPGFSIKELQALLIDAITPINTQYPNAVEVIDLHDPIPAFSGNTDSALVKLAEKISGEAAVAVNYCTEAPFIQQLGCETIVMDSGSINQAHQPDEYLAMDKIKPSQAIITQLIKASCY
- a CDS encoding sensor histidine kinase; its protein translation is MFETLLAPRSTKQSYAMSAGIVLIFSVVAISLEALFLPKTGVLLILQMAVIIVSITANRVSAVIASIICALVFNYFATEPLYSLHMADIEDILNTLIFLTIALTTSAFADHYREQSEALKQAEIRSGILLSVSHDLRTPLATIIGSLSTFKEYQNKIDKQQQAELIDDALDESHRLHHYVENLLQATKLSHKAISLTVSPQSVWPILERVAQRLNTPRIALSKLGALKPVEIQDSLLEQAVYNLVDNALKYSPKDSKVTIEAQSTDKSTEINIIDLGAGIAKDKQQKVFELFYTTRSGDSGEGGSGIGLNVAKGIVEAHGGTLQVVESQRGCTMQIVLPTMERNA
- a CDS encoding LysE/ArgO family amino acid transporter, whose translation is MVWFEGFFLSLGLIAAIGAQNAFVISQSLSGKFTLPVILTVSLCDMFLVSLGVLGVGALIQQSEWLLQITTWAGIAFLSVYGAMSLKSALSSKQLESEARSVATRKRAILTAMAVSLLNPHAYLDTVVILGGVAGKFADQQKLWFVLGCISASIAWFMLLGFGAKQLAPVFRNPKAWKVLDVLVCIMMWSIALSLLHFTQAN
- the tmpT gene encoding thiopurine S-methyltransferase; protein product: MEANFWHQKWAKGEIGFHEGEVNQLLEKHFNVLNLQPSQTVFVPLCGKTRDIAWLLKKQQNVVGVELNEEAVRQLFDELGETPEVTAVGELIRFSAPHVVVYVGDFFKLTREHVGHIDVVYDRAALVALPDSMRTIYCEHLLHVTQQAKQLLITFEYEQSRFAGPPFSISAQLVERYYANAFAIHRLESKPVKGGIRGFDALETAWSLR
- a CDS encoding LysR family transcriptional regulator ArgP → MNFVARHLHITQSAVSQRIRHLEEYVGQTLIVRTTPLRLTEAGFKVLQHVQKLELLENQLERDLNFEHKSGPINFTIGVNADSLSTWFWQALEPLLKTYHYTFDLVKADQDQTINLMKQGLTQAVVTTHPTPLQGAKSVYLGKMIYLLVASPAFIEQFFQKGVTKQTLKVAPTAIYDRDDDLTFDFMEKYFDISQEHVPYHTFPSVESFERLVLADAGYALIPELQAARYLASGELISLAPEKTMPVPFYLHHWQLNNDELNHVIETITHAGRRLLIS